A window of the Blastopirellula sediminis genome harbors these coding sequences:
- a CDS encoding TlpA family protein disulfide reductase, which yields MPTLLFRTSLWFAFLYGLLTMEATGFAAEPEPVHISGSLSKPFTHVLLCSPTMSVPMPFAQSDAGAAGSFELQATIPQPMVQELVFFDGRKRIATLPIYLEPAAKLAVEVASGKVEHTGDLALENSIVLKQMPLLRMELILKNQSGDSERAASFLAHLQEDLKVGADEEATPEAFRQLILEIAQRGLAYNRLKALEAEGGAPYLQQLQAIYANPPRSGAFAGQIEWQYQYLALTAAFAEAGLFADADHLETARVTWGSDAWMQSKFVVFLLDHEMNMRRWFRTPWRPRLLPLERFVSGERDRANWERIVKEFEELEASYATIAVGQPAAEFAFEDVNGKLVSLTDLRGKFVLLDFWNMACGPCIKQFPYLHKAEEELADSGIVIVSMNCDYDDAHETWREFVKERGLGGVLLRVNDAKSRQFFADYQLKGFPRFALIDPAGKMADPYFLRPEDKKFVPELLSIRKQYDQEKSPTP from the coding sequence ATGCCGACCCTTCTGTTCCGTACGTCCCTGTGGTTCGCCTTTCTTTACGGGCTCCTCACGATGGAAGCGACTGGCTTCGCCGCGGAACCAGAGCCGGTTCATATTTCCGGCAGCCTTTCCAAGCCGTTCACGCATGTCCTGCTCTGTTCGCCGACCATGTCGGTCCCGATGCCGTTCGCCCAAAGCGACGCCGGCGCCGCGGGAAGCTTTGAGTTGCAAGCGACGATTCCGCAGCCGATGGTGCAGGAGCTCGTCTTTTTCGATGGTCGCAAGCGAATTGCGACGCTGCCGATCTATCTGGAGCCGGCGGCGAAGCTGGCCGTAGAAGTCGCCAGCGGAAAAGTGGAGCATACCGGCGACCTTGCCCTCGAGAACTCCATCGTGTTGAAGCAGATGCCGCTCCTGCGGATGGAACTTATCCTCAAAAATCAAAGCGGCGATTCGGAGCGTGCCGCGTCGTTCCTCGCCCATCTGCAAGAAGATCTGAAAGTGGGCGCCGACGAGGAAGCGACTCCTGAGGCGTTTCGCCAATTGATCCTCGAAATCGCTCAGCGCGGCCTAGCCTACAACCGACTGAAAGCGCTCGAAGCGGAAGGTGGAGCCCCCTATTTGCAACAGCTGCAAGCGATCTACGCCAATCCACCGCGAAGCGGCGCCTTCGCCGGTCAAATCGAATGGCAGTACCAATATCTCGCGCTAACGGCCGCGTTCGCCGAGGCGGGACTCTTCGCCGACGCCGACCATCTGGAAACGGCGCGCGTAACGTGGGGTAGCGACGCGTGGATGCAGAGCAAGTTCGTCGTCTTCCTCCTCGACCACGAGATGAACATGCGGCGCTGGTTTCGCACTCCTTGGCGACCACGTCTGCTGCCGCTGGAGCGATTTGTGAGCGGCGAGCGCGATCGCGCCAACTGGGAGCGCATCGTGAAGGAATTCGAGGAGCTCGAAGCGTCATACGCTACGATCGCGGTCGGCCAACCGGCGGCGGAGTTTGCGTTTGAAGACGTTAACGGCAAGCTGGTTTCGCTCACGGATCTGCGCGGCAAATTCGTCCTGCTCGACTTTTGGAACATGGCGTGCGGACCCTGCATCAAGCAGTTTCCGTACCTCCACAAAGCGGAAGAAGAACTGGCCGACTCGGGAATCGTCATCGTTTCGATGAACTGCGACTACGACGACGCGCACGAGACATGGCGCGAATTCGTCAAAGAGCGTGGATTGGGAGGCGTCTTGTTACGGGTCAACGATGCGAAGTCGCGGCAATTCTTCGCTGACTATCAACTGAAAGGCTTCCCTCGATTTGCGCTGATTGATCCCGCTGGAAAGATGGCGGACCCCTATTTCCTGCGTCCCGAAGACAAGAAGTTCGTTCCTGAACTGCTGTCAATCCGCAAGCAATACGACCAAGAGAAATCGCCGACGCCGTAG
- a CDS encoding YkgJ family cysteine cluster protein, with protein sequence MKSLIEEIQAGGDARRAFDAAVARVKDDLPSLLNSLQHGESLDLIDTLRTLQPDPMTEGLTAPMRACRQGCSACCFTVAIDVTPVEAIAAAEYIQQCLSTAQVDAIRDRLKKLSMRRAMMTREETQTKRLGCGLLGMDGACMVYPARPLVCAGVHSFNQEACESAAELVALEQADGKVPIDRAAKASTMGVSGALQRALVERGLDGNLYELNSAVLCALNAPNAWQRYLGKEDLFASAHCTEAHSWPRLARTDAAHSSVVKKPNFLKRSRQRSARR encoded by the coding sequence ATGAAGTCACTGATTGAGGAAATCCAAGCTGGCGGCGATGCGCGACGCGCGTTCGATGCGGCGGTCGCACGCGTGAAGGACGACCTGCCGTCTCTCTTAAACAGCTTGCAGCATGGGGAGTCGCTCGATCTGATCGACACCCTGCGGACGCTTCAGCCTGATCCGATGACCGAAGGTTTGACGGCGCCGATGCGAGCTTGCCGGCAAGGTTGTTCGGCCTGTTGTTTCACGGTTGCGATCGACGTCACGCCGGTCGAAGCGATCGCCGCCGCCGAGTACATCCAGCAGTGCCTCTCAACGGCCCAGGTCGACGCGATCCGCGACCGTCTTAAAAAGCTCTCGATGCGCCGCGCGATGATGACTCGCGAGGAGACGCAAACCAAACGCCTCGGTTGCGGGCTGCTCGGGATGGACGGCGCTTGCATGGTCTACCCGGCGCGACCCTTGGTCTGCGCCGGCGTTCATTCGTTCAATCAAGAGGCGTGCGAATCGGCCGCCGAGTTGGTCGCTCTGGAGCAAGCCGACGGCAAGGTGCCGATCGATCGGGCGGCGAAGGCGTCGACGATGGGAGTCTCCGGCGCTTTGCAGCGAGCCCTGGTCGAGCGCGGGCTCGACGGCAATCTGTACGAACTCAATTCCGCCGTGTTGTGTGCGCTGAATGCGCCCAACGCCTGGCAGCGCTACCTGGGGAAGGAAGACCTGTTCGCCTCGGCGCATTGCACCGAGGCGCACTCGTGGCCTCGTTTGGCTCGAACCGACGCAGCCCATAGCAGCGTCGTGAAGAAGCCGAATTTCTTGAAACGATCGCGTCAGCGATCAGCGCGACGTTAG
- a CDS encoding hydroxypyruvate isomerase family protein, which yields MNSPSSDESRARYSRRSLLAAGVAGAVTGVAASSLGGRAQAEDAQQTVGVKNGRINQSVVPWCYKPMSLDELCGHAKRLGLKSVELVQPKDFPVLQKHGLVCAITSSHGFVKGWNDPANHEMCREILTKNINATADANFPAVITFSGMRGELTDEEGKKNMIAGLKTIMGLAEKRGVNVCIEPLNTRVDVEMKGHPGYQCDKIEWAVDICDAIGSPRLKILFDIYHTQIMEGDVIVRINQFKDYVGHYHTAGVPGRNELDDEQELNYPAIMKAIVATGYQGFVGQEFIPKNKDMVASLEAAVQLCDV from the coding sequence ATGAACTCCCCCTCCAGTGACGAGTCGCGAGCACGTTATTCCCGCCGATCACTACTGGCCGCCGGCGTGGCCGGCGCCGTAACAGGAGTCGCCGCCAGTTCGCTGGGCGGTCGCGCCCAGGCCGAAGACGCGCAGCAGACGGTCGGCGTCAAAAACGGCCGGATCAACCAGTCGGTCGTACCGTGGTGCTACAAGCCGATGTCGCTGGACGAACTGTGCGGGCACGCCAAGCGGCTGGGCCTGAAGTCGGTCGAGTTGGTTCAGCCGAAAGACTTCCCGGTGCTGCAGAAACATGGACTCGTCTGCGCGATCACCAGTTCGCACGGCTTCGTCAAAGGTTGGAACGATCCGGCCAATCATGAGATGTGCCGCGAGATCCTGACCAAGAACATCAACGCGACGGCCGACGCCAACTTCCCCGCGGTCATTACCTTCAGCGGCATGCGAGGCGAACTGACCGACGAAGAAGGGAAGAAGAACATGATCGCCGGGCTGAAGACGATCATGGGCCTGGCTGAGAAGCGGGGGGTCAACGTTTGCATCGAACCGCTCAACACCCGCGTTGACGTCGAGATGAAGGGGCACCCCGGCTATCAATGCGACAAGATCGAATGGGCGGTCGACATCTGCGACGCGATTGGTTCGCCGCGACTGAAGATCCTGTTCGACATCTACCACACGCAGATCATGGAAGGGGATGTGATCGTCCGGATCAACCAGTTCAAAGATTACGTCGGCCACTACCACACCGCCGGCGTGCCGGGGCGCAACGAACTGGACGACGAGCAAGAGCTGAACTACCCGGCGATCATGAAGGCGATCGTCGCGACCGGCTACCAAGGTTTCGTCGGTCAGGAATTCATTCCGAAGAACAAAGACATGGTCGCATCGCTGGAAGCGGCGGTGCAGCTGTGCGACGTTTAG
- the murB gene encoding UDP-N-acetylmuramate dehydrogenase, with amino-acid sequence MDFCEGFEHFVRTQEPLASYAWLRIGGTAEFFAEPNNTAELAALLKRCREQEKPVRLLGGGSNLLIRDEGIAGVVVRLSHPSFSNIEVDGTSVKCGGGARLANVVSTTVGLGLAGLESLVGIPGTMGGALRGNAGNNGEDVGRWVSNVDVMSADGEVRKWGAGELRFSYRESNLDEFAILGGELKLEKGDAAELTRRMQKQWIVKRAAEPLPEQNIAILFRNPADVSAASLIEQAGLRDASVGAVKLSERNANFVVAGPGAKAADVLQLMELVRSRVHEVFGIELNNGLTIW; translated from the coding sequence ATGGATTTTTGCGAAGGATTTGAGCATTTTGTGCGGACGCAGGAACCGTTGGCCTCGTACGCGTGGCTGCGGATCGGCGGCACGGCGGAGTTTTTCGCCGAACCGAACAACACGGCGGAACTGGCCGCGCTGCTCAAACGTTGCCGTGAGCAGGAAAAGCCGGTCCGGTTGCTCGGCGGCGGCTCGAATCTGCTGATCCGCGACGAAGGGATCGCCGGGGTCGTCGTTCGGCTGAGCCATCCCTCCTTCTCGAACATCGAAGTTGACGGCACGAGCGTCAAATGCGGCGGCGGAGCTCGCCTGGCCAATGTCGTCTCGACCACCGTCGGTCTCGGCCTGGCCGGGCTCGAATCGCTGGTCGGCATCCCCGGCACCATGGGTGGCGCCTTGCGGGGAAACGCTGGCAACAATGGCGAAGACGTCGGCCGCTGGGTTTCGAACGTCGACGTGATGTCGGCGGACGGCGAAGTCCGTAAATGGGGCGCCGGCGAACTCCGGTTCTCGTACCGCGAAAGCAATCTCGACGAATTCGCGATCCTCGGCGGCGAGCTGAAGCTCGAAAAAGGGGACGCCGCCGAGTTGACCCGCCGCATGCAAAAGCAGTGGATCGTCAAACGGGCCGCCGAGCCGCTGCCGGAACAAAACATCGCGATCCTCTTCCGCAATCCGGCCGATGTGAGTGCTGCTAGCTTGATCGAGCAAGCAGGCCTTCGCGACGCTTCGGTCGGCGCCGTGAAGCTATCGGAACGGAACGCCAACTTTGTCGTCGCCGGTCCCGGAGCCAAGGCTGCGGACGTGCTGCAACTGATGGAATTGGTCCGCAGCCGCGTCCATGAAGTCTTCGGCATCGAGCTGAATAACGGGCTCACCATCTGGTAG
- a CDS encoding cell division protein FtsQ/DivIB, which yields MSRPTRNAAPTRFGLADPLGRQLWICALMVVLFIGGAYALSRSIASNEAEDLYVVTKERISFTAPPEWIAEGVLQQVADVLFADKKSFDVRDRDLTKNITAAIEAAENPWVKSVDRVVKYYPTKVLVDIQYRRPVAMVEVKMKIEDADWGLIPVDADGVILPGRGNDYLETNRKHFPRINLGGVAPEGTKKPGHEWGDTRIAEAARIADSLGGVWTRLGFHRIVASASEEGRNVYELHTAEGAHLIWGSAPGAERPHENSAAQKVGMLLALQQTQIAAGEIDLRTPAELTSNTAPAAR from the coding sequence GTGAGTCGTCCAACGCGCAACGCCGCGCCAACGCGTTTTGGTCTTGCCGATCCGCTTGGGCGCCAGCTTTGGATCTGCGCCTTGATGGTGGTCCTGTTCATCGGCGGCGCCTACGCTTTGTCGCGCTCGATCGCTTCGAACGAAGCGGAGGATCTCTACGTCGTCACCAAAGAGCGAATCTCCTTCACCGCTCCGCCGGAGTGGATCGCCGAAGGAGTGCTGCAACAAGTCGCCGACGTTCTCTTCGCCGACAAAAAGTCGTTCGACGTCCGTGATCGCGATTTGACCAAGAACATCACTGCGGCGATCGAAGCGGCCGAGAACCCGTGGGTCAAGTCGGTCGACCGCGTCGTGAAGTATTACCCGACCAAGGTCTTGGTCGACATCCAATACCGTCGCCCGGTCGCGATGGTCGAAGTCAAAATGAAGATCGAAGACGCCGATTGGGGTTTGATCCCGGTCGACGCCGACGGAGTCATCTTGCCCGGCCGTGGCAACGACTATCTCGAAACGAATCGCAAACACTTCCCCCGCATCAACCTGGGCGGCGTCGCTCCCGAAGGAACAAAGAAGCCAGGGCACGAGTGGGGCGACACGCGCATCGCCGAAGCGGCTCGTATTGCCGATTCGCTCGGCGGCGTCTGGACCCGCTTGGGCTTCCACCGGATCGTCGCCTCGGCGAGCGAAGAAGGACGCAACGTCTACGAACTCCACACCGCTGAAGGCGCTCATCTGATCTGGGGGAGCGCTCCTGGCGCCGAACGCCCGCATGAAAACAGCGCGGCCCAAAAAGTCGGCATGCTGCTCGCCCTGCAGCAAACCCAAATCGCCGCCGGCGAAATCGACCTGCGAACCCCAGCCGAGCTAACGTCGAACACCGCCCCCGCCGCCCGTTAA